The following proteins are encoded in a genomic region of Alistipes shahii WAL 8301:
- a CDS encoding aminotransferase class V-fold PLP-dependent enzyme: protein MFDVEKIREEFPILHREVYGKPLVYLDSGATAQKPRTVIETVDRLHRELNANIHRGVHFLSEEATVLYEAARERIAAFVGAAAKEEIVFTAGATASLNTVAYAWGDAFVGAGDNILVSEMEHHSNIVPWQMLAERKGAEIRVLPFDEAGALRTDLLPSLVDERTRVVAVTQASNTLGTRPDLRTVVEAAHTAGAVVVVDGCQGVVHGGVDVRAMDCDFYAFSGHKLYGPTGIGVLYGKRELLERMPPFMGGGDMVDTVTFAKTTYAPVPLKFEAGTANFVGAIGLGEAVKFMQRFDPAEIEAHEETLLRRATERLEGIGGLRIYGTAPGKCAILSFNVEGVHPYDMGMILDKLGIAVRTGQHCAEPVMDHYGTTGMCRASFALYNTLAEADALAAGVERAVKMLRN, encoded by the coding sequence ATGTTCGACGTTGAAAAAATACGGGAGGAGTTCCCGATCCTGCACCGCGAAGTCTACGGCAAGCCGCTGGTTTACCTCGACAGCGGGGCTACGGCCCAGAAACCCCGGACGGTGATCGAGACGGTCGATCGCCTTCACCGGGAGCTGAACGCCAACATTCACCGCGGGGTGCATTTCCTCTCGGAGGAGGCGACGGTGTTGTATGAAGCCGCCCGGGAGCGGATCGCTGCGTTCGTCGGGGCGGCCGCGAAGGAGGAGATCGTCTTCACGGCGGGCGCCACGGCGTCGCTCAACACGGTGGCTTACGCCTGGGGCGACGCCTTCGTCGGAGCGGGGGACAACATCCTCGTCAGCGAGATGGAGCACCACTCGAACATCGTGCCGTGGCAGATGCTGGCCGAACGCAAGGGGGCCGAAATCCGCGTGCTTCCGTTCGACGAGGCGGGAGCGCTGCGCACGGACCTCCTGCCGTCGCTCGTGGACGAACGTACGCGCGTGGTGGCCGTCACGCAGGCGTCCAACACGCTCGGCACGCGGCCCGACCTGCGGACGGTGGTCGAAGCGGCGCATACCGCGGGGGCCGTTGTCGTTGTCGACGGCTGTCAGGGCGTGGTTCACGGCGGGGTCGATGTCCGGGCGATGGACTGCGACTTCTACGCCTTCTCGGGCCACAAACTCTACGGGCCGACGGGAATCGGCGTGCTGTACGGCAAGCGCGAACTGCTGGAACGGATGCCGCCGTTCATGGGCGGCGGTGACATGGTCGACACGGTGACGTTCGCGAAGACCACCTATGCCCCCGTGCCGCTGAAATTCGAGGCCGGAACGGCCAATTTCGTGGGCGCCATCGGACTGGGCGAGGCGGTGAAGTTCATGCAGCGGTTCGACCCTGCGGAGATCGAAGCCCACGAGGAGACGCTGCTGCGCCGCGCCACGGAGCGGCTGGAGGGGATCGGCGGACTGCGGATTTACGGCACGGCGCCCGGCAAATGCGCCATCCTCTCGTTCAATGTCGAGGGGGTGCATCCCTACGATATGGGGATGATTCTCGACAAGCTGGGCATTGCGGTCCGCACGGGCCAGCACTGCGCCGAGCCGGTGATGGACCACTACGGGACGACGGGCATGTGCCGGGCCTCGTTCGCGCTGTACAATACGCTTGCGGAGGCCGATGCGCTGGCCGCCGGGGTCGAACGGGCCGTGAAGATGCTGCGCAACTGA
- a CDS encoding SufD family Fe-S cluster assembly protein, producing METIPDIIRGFRAADGEVLRIAGAEAEPFAAVDPRHLRVEAAAGASARIVVLHTAPDVSSLTLTLAEGAQLELTELFTAEAFAEVSVKQAARSRCRLTTALLSSANASYRIDLDGADAENELGGVFLAAGEEHCVLKLHTAHNVADCRSDSYVKGVAGGQAVGEFCGMVYVAPDAQRTDARQQSRNILLSRTARITTQPQLEIYADDVKCSHGATVGQMDAEAILYMRQRGLSEAQARRLQIEGFVGDVVTRCGIEPLCGAILERAAAKIETL from the coding sequence ATGGAGACGATTCCCGACATCATCCGCGGGTTCCGCGCGGCGGACGGCGAGGTGCTCCGCATCGCCGGGGCCGAGGCCGAACCCTTTGCGGCGGTCGATCCCCGGCATCTGCGCGTGGAGGCCGCGGCGGGCGCTTCGGCGCGGATCGTCGTGCTGCATACCGCACCCGACGTGTCGTCGCTGACGCTGACGCTGGCCGAAGGGGCGCAGCTGGAGCTGACCGAACTGTTCACGGCCGAGGCGTTCGCCGAGGTCTCGGTGAAGCAGGCCGCCCGCAGCCGCTGCCGCCTGACGACGGCGCTGCTGTCGAGCGCCAACGCTTCGTACCGCATCGACCTCGACGGTGCGGATGCCGAAAACGAGCTGGGCGGGGTGTTCCTCGCCGCGGGTGAAGAGCATTGCGTGCTGAAACTGCACACGGCGCACAACGTCGCCGACTGCCGCAGCGACTCCTACGTCAAGGGGGTCGCCGGAGGGCAGGCCGTGGGCGAGTTCTGCGGAATGGTCTACGTGGCCCCCGACGCCCAGCGCACCGACGCCCGGCAGCAGAGCCGCAACATCCTGTTGAGCCGGACGGCCCGCATCACGACCCAGCCGCAGCTGGAAATCTACGCCGACGACGTGAAATGCTCGCACGGCGCGACGGTGGGGCAGATGGATGCCGAGGCGATACTTTACATGCGCCAGCGCGGTTTGAGCGAAGCCCAGGCCCGGCGGTTGCAGATCGAGGGATTCGTCGGCGACGTGGTGACCCGCTGCGGCATCGAGCCGCTGTGCGGGGCGATCCTGGAACGGGCCGCGGCGAAAATCGAAACCCTGTGA